The Micromonospora sp. WMMD961 genome has a segment encoding these proteins:
- a CDS encoding NUDIX domain-containing protein, translating to MTWTEPAMWYANLASFYAAAAAFITDPAGNVLLVKPTYRDHWAFPGGYVDESEYPHDACAREIREEFGVSLAVGDLLVVDWAPPLGPRPRAIVSFTFDCGLLSNVDGLYLPAQELDDVGFFAEREAEQRLPEIVAPRLRAARRARDQHAPEYLTGGSAFPPAC from the coding sequence GTGACCTGGACGGAGCCCGCCATGTGGTACGCGAACCTGGCTTCCTTCTACGCCGCCGCTGCGGCTTTCATCACCGACCCGGCCGGCAACGTGCTGCTCGTCAAGCCCACATACCGTGACCACTGGGCCTTTCCCGGCGGCTACGTAGACGAGAGCGAATACCCGCATGACGCCTGTGCCCGCGAGATCCGCGAGGAGTTTGGGGTATCTCTGGCGGTCGGCGATCTGCTAGTAGTGGATTGGGCGCCGCCCCTTGGGCCACGACCACGCGCAATAGTCAGTTTTACGTTCGACTGCGGCCTGTTGAGCAACGTCGACGGCTTATATCTGCCGGCGCAGGAGTTGGACGACGTCGGCTTCTTCGCTGAGCGAGAGGCTGAGCAACGCCTGCCTGAGATCGTTGCCCCACGACTGCGTGCCGCAAGACGCGCGCGCGACCAACACGCTCCGGAGTACCTGACCGGCGGCTCAGCTTTTCCGCCTGCCTGCTGA